In the genome of Leeuwenhoekiella sp. MAR_2009_132, one region contains:
- a CDS encoding aminotransferase class V-fold PLP-dependent enzyme has protein sequence MIATLFKPKRPKTPALYNDSFFNTLRQKEYSRLDKDSHVYLDYTGGNLYSESQILKHLNYLKEHTFGNPHSSNPTSKHATYLVEETRNSILDYFNAHDYHCIFTQNASGALKIVGECYPFTATSEYLLFSDNHNSVNGIREYCRNKGGNFNYVPLKFENLRVDEDRLKEALHKNKSASNKLFAYPAQSNVSGVQHDLNWVAYAQQLGWDVLLDAAAYVPTSQLDLSKIKPDFVTMSFYKIFGYPTGLGCLLIKKSKFNKLKKPWFAGGTVTLASVMAPHHFLINNHERFENGTLNYLDIPALKTGLEYISEIGIDRINARVQSLTHYLCEKLSALKHTNEVRKVKLFGPCDRSDTGGTLIMSFFDSCNKVIPFEHIETQANAKNISLRTGCFCNPGIDEINNNLSAEELDSYFSTRHTGNYNEMINTLQKLRGATRISVGIATNKADLDYFIDFVKHLE, from the coding sequence ATGATTGCAACATTATTCAAACCGAAAAGACCTAAAACACCTGCACTCTATAACGACTCATTTTTTAATACGTTAAGACAAAAAGAGTACAGCAGACTAGATAAAGACAGTCATGTATATTTAGATTATACAGGGGGTAATCTCTACAGCGAATCTCAAATTTTAAAGCATCTTAACTATTTAAAAGAGCATACTTTTGGTAACCCACACTCGTCAAATCCCACATCAAAACATGCTACCTACTTAGTGGAGGAAACCCGAAACTCTATTTTAGACTATTTTAATGCCCACGACTATCATTGCATATTTACACAAAATGCTTCAGGCGCTTTAAAAATTGTTGGAGAGTGTTACCCATTTACTGCAACCAGTGAGTATTTGCTGTTTTCAGACAATCACAATTCAGTTAATGGCATTCGAGAATACTGCCGTAATAAAGGCGGAAATTTTAATTATGTTCCTTTAAAATTTGAAAATCTACGTGTAGATGAAGACCGTTTAAAGGAAGCACTGCATAAAAATAAGTCTGCATCAAATAAACTCTTTGCTTACCCGGCACAATCTAATGTATCTGGAGTACAACACGATTTAAACTGGGTTGCGTACGCACAGCAGCTAGGATGGGATGTATTACTTGATGCCGCAGCATATGTTCCCACTTCGCAGTTAGATTTAAGTAAAATAAAGCCTGATTTTGTTACTATGTCATTTTATAAAATTTTTGGCTACCCTACGGGTCTTGGATGTCTTTTAATAAAAAAATCAAAATTTAATAAGTTGAAAAAGCCCTGGTTTGCAGGGGGTACAGTTACTTTGGCTTCGGTGATGGCACCTCATCATTTTCTTATAAATAATCACGAACGCTTTGAAAACGGAACGCTTAATTACTTAGACATTCCTGCTTTAAAAACAGGACTTGAGTATATTAGTGAGATAGGTATAGACCGTATAAATGCGCGGGTCCAATCATTAACTCACTACCTATGCGAAAAATTAAGTGCCTTAAAACACACTAATGAGGTACGGAAAGTAAAACTTTTTGGACCCTGTGACCGTTCAGATACTGGCGGAACGTTAATTATGTCTTTTTTTGATTCATGCAATAAAGTAATTCCCTTTGAACACATTGAAACGCAAGCCAACGCAAAGAATATTTCATTACGCACCGGCTGCTTCTGCAATCCCGGGATTGATGAGATTAATAATAATCTTTCCGCAGAAGAATTAGACAGTTATTTTAGCACCAGACACACCGGCAATTACAATGAGATGATAAATACCCTACAAAAATTAAGAGGTGCAACCCGAATTTCGGTAGGGATCGCTACGAATAAAGCAGATTTAGACTATTTCATAGATTTTGTAAAACATCTCGAATAG
- the acs gene encoding acetate--CoA ligase, translated as MSNYHIKHLEEYFQVYRKSVRNPESYWEEIAEEHFMWHKRWDEVLSYDFEKPEFKWFEGAKLNITENCIDRHLRTHGNKTAILFEPNDASEEAQHITYNELHERVCKMANVLKSKGVQKGDRVCIYLPMIPELAVSVLACARIGAIHSVVFAGFSSTALATRINDSSCKMLITSDGSFRGNKKIDLKGIVDAALEQCDCIKDVLVVKRIQTDIPMVSNRDAWLQPLLDTAESTCEPEIMDAEDPLFILYTSGSTGTPKGMVHTTAGYMVYTAFTFKNVFQYRDDDVYWCTADIGWITGHSYIVYGPLANGATTVMFEGVPSYPDYGRFWEIVEKHKVTQFYTAPTAIRALAKEKIEYVEKYDLSSLKILGTVGEPINEEAWHWYDENVGKKKCPIVDTWWQTETGGIMISPIPYSTPAIPTFATLPLPGIQPALMDEAGKEIKGNQVDGRLCIKFPWPSMARTIWNNHDRYKETYFSAYKNMYFTGDGALRDSVGYYRITGRVDDVVIVSGHNLGTAPIEDAINEHPAVAESAIVGYPHDIKGSALYGYVILKETGETRNQDNLRREINQLISDRIGPIAKLDKIQFTSGLPKTRSGKIMRRILRKIASNDTANLGDTSTLLNPEVVEELMENVLK; from the coding sequence ATGAGTAATTATCATATAAAACATTTAGAAGAATATTTTCAAGTATATCGTAAATCTGTGCGCAACCCGGAGAGTTATTGGGAAGAAATAGCTGAAGAACATTTTATGTGGCACAAACGCTGGGATGAAGTTCTTAGTTATGATTTTGAAAAACCAGAATTTAAATGGTTTGAAGGTGCAAAATTAAACATTACCGAAAACTGTATAGACAGACACTTAAGAACGCACGGTAACAAAACAGCAATTCTTTTTGAACCTAACGATGCTTCTGAAGAAGCGCAACACATAACCTATAACGAGCTACACGAGCGGGTTTGTAAAATGGCAAATGTGCTTAAGTCAAAAGGAGTTCAAAAAGGTGACCGGGTATGTATTTACCTACCTATGATACCAGAACTGGCCGTTTCAGTTCTTGCGTGTGCACGCATAGGTGCCATACATTCTGTTGTTTTTGCTGGTTTTTCTTCTACAGCTCTTGCTACACGTATTAATGATTCTTCGTGTAAAATGCTTATCACCAGTGACGGGTCTTTCCGCGGAAATAAAAAAATAGACTTAAAAGGGATCGTAGATGCGGCCCTTGAGCAATGTGATTGTATAAAAGATGTTTTGGTCGTTAAGCGCATACAGACCGATATCCCAATGGTAAGTAACAGAGATGCGTGGCTTCAGCCCTTATTAGATACAGCAGAATCTACTTGCGAACCTGAAATTATGGATGCCGAAGATCCACTATTTATCTTATATACTTCCGGTTCTACCGGTACGCCTAAAGGGATGGTGCATACCACAGCTGGATATATGGTGTACACGGCATTTACCTTTAAAAATGTGTTTCAGTACAGAGATGATGATGTGTATTGGTGTACTGCAGATATAGGCTGGATCACCGGTCACAGTTATATTGTGTATGGTCCGCTGGCAAATGGAGCAACTACAGTTATGTTTGAAGGTGTGCCCAGCTATCCTGATTATGGGCGATTTTGGGAAATTGTAGAAAAACATAAAGTTACGCAGTTTTATACGGCACCCACAGCAATACGTGCCTTAGCCAAAGAAAAAATTGAATATGTTGAGAAGTATGATTTATCATCGCTTAAAATTTTAGGAACCGTAGGTGAGCCTATTAATGAAGAGGCCTGGCACTGGTATGACGAGAATGTAGGAAAGAAAAAATGCCCTATTGTAGATACCTGGTGGCAAACTGAAACAGGAGGTATTATGATCTCGCCCATCCCCTATTCTACTCCTGCAATACCTACTTTTGCAACGCTTCCATTACCGGGAATACAGCCTGCGCTGATGGATGAAGCAGGAAAAGAAATTAAAGGAAATCAAGTTGATGGTCGCTTGTGTATTAAATTTCCGTGGCCTTCTATGGCACGTACCATCTGGAATAATCACGATCGCTATAAAGAAACATATTTTTCTGCTTATAAGAATATGTATTTTACCGGAGATGGTGCATTGCGCGATAGTGTAGGCTATTATAGAATAACCGGTAGAGTTGATGATGTCGTGATTGTAAGTGGTCACAATCTGGGTACAGCTCCTATAGAAGATGCGATTAACGAGCACCCGGCTGTGGCAGAAAGTGCAATTGTAGGATACCCGCACGATATTAAAGGTAGCGCACTTTACGGTTATGTTATTCTGAAAGAAACCGGTGAAACCCGTAATCAGGATAATTTGAGAAGAGAAATAAATCAACTAATTTCAGACCGAATAGGACCTATTGCAAAACTTGATAAAATTCAATTTACAAGCGGTTTGCCTAAAACCCGAAGCGGAAAAATTATGCGTCGTATTTTACGTAAAATAGCATCTAACGATACTGCTAATCTTGGAGATACCAGTACGTTATTAAATCCTGAAGTGGTAGAAGAATTAATGGAAAATGTGTTGAAATAA
- a CDS encoding DUF2752 domain-containing protein has translation MPEVNSKKSYYLGFALLGIGLLIFYKTYNPEVHSFFPKCPFLSITGLQCPGCGSQRAIHHILNGHLVSAIKQNAMLVIAIPYVSLGMFLDYKKSLSPKLLQLRNKLYGITAIWFILGLVVSFWIFRNISI, from the coding sequence TTGCCGGAAGTCAATTCTAAGAAATCCTACTATCTAGGCTTTGCACTTTTGGGTATAGGATTGCTTATTTTTTATAAGACCTATAACCCGGAAGTGCATTCTTTTTTTCCGAAGTGTCCTTTTTTATCTATTACAGGTTTACAATGTCCCGGTTGTGGTTCACAGCGAGCCATTCACCATATTTTAAACGGGCATTTAGTTAGTGCAATTAAACAAAATGCAATGCTGGTCATAGCAATACCTTACGTAAGTCTTGGTATGTTTTTAGACTATAAAAAATCCCTTAGCCCAAAATTGTTACAATTAAGAAATAAGCTTTATGGCATTACAGCCATATGGTTTATTCTGGGATTAGTTGTATCATTTTGGATTTTTAGAAATATTTCGATTTAA
- a CDS encoding sodium:solute symporter family protein, whose amino-acid sequence MSVQLWTWILVGVTFAIYFGIAIWARAGSTKEFYVAGGGVSPLANGMATAADWMSAASFISMAGIISFAGYDGSVYLMGWTGGYVLLALLLAPYLRKFGKFTVPDFIGDRYYSNTARTVAVICALIVSFTYVAGQMRGVGIVFSQFLQVEITTGVLIGMAVVLVFAFLGGMKGITYTQVAQYCVLIFAFMVPAIFISIQMTGNIIPQIGMGGRVEDGTYLLEKLDTLHTKLGFKEYTEGTKSTWDVFAITLALMAGTAGLPHVIVRFFTVPKVKDARKSAGYALLLIAILYTTAPAVSVFARTNLIETVSEKAYANLPQWFKNWENTGLIAWSDKNGDGKIQYVNGEAVSGKPEFTEKRGKSGERLVSNATTETNELYVDRDIMVLANPEIAQLPAWVIALVAAGSLAAALSTAAGLLLVISTSVSHDLIKKQLRPNISDKGELLAARISIFFAILVAGIFGIYPPGFVAAVVALAFGLAAASFFPAIILGIFDKRMNKEGAVSGMVVGIILMLFYMIRYKTGLIGVLEPLPEADWWFGTSPEGFGTIAMFVNVVIAVVVSRITPAPPEDVQEIVETIRIPSGAGEAQEH is encoded by the coding sequence ATGAGCGTTCAATTATGGACTTGGATTTTAGTGGGGGTGACCTTTGCTATTTATTTTGGAATTGCAATCTGGGCACGTGCAGGATCAACTAAAGAATTCTATGTTGCCGGTGGCGGGGTTTCTCCTCTTGCAAATGGTATGGCAACAGCAGCCGACTGGATGAGTGCTGCTTCGTTTATCTCAATGGCAGGAATCATCTCTTTTGCGGGCTATGACGGCTCTGTTTATTTGATGGGTTGGACCGGTGGTTATGTGCTACTCGCATTACTGCTTGCTCCATACCTGCGTAAGTTTGGTAAATTCACTGTACCTGATTTTATTGGAGACCGCTATTACTCCAACACTGCCAGAACCGTAGCCGTAATTTGCGCACTCATTGTTTCATTTACCTACGTAGCCGGGCAAATGCGTGGTGTAGGTATCGTTTTTTCGCAGTTTCTTCAGGTAGAGATTACCACCGGGGTGCTTATAGGTATGGCGGTAGTGCTCGTTTTTGCTTTTTTAGGCGGAATGAAAGGTATCACGTACACACAAGTTGCTCAATATTGTGTATTGATTTTTGCATTTATGGTTCCGGCAATTTTTATTTCGATACAAATGACGGGGAATATTATCCCGCAAATTGGGATGGGTGGTCGTGTAGAAGATGGCACCTATTTACTAGAAAAATTAGATACGTTGCATACCAAGTTGGGCTTTAAAGAATATACTGAAGGAACAAAATCAACCTGGGATGTTTTTGCAATTACATTGGCTTTAATGGCAGGTACTGCAGGTCTTCCGCATGTTATTGTTCGTTTTTTTACGGTTCCTAAAGTAAAGGATGCCCGTAAATCTGCGGGCTATGCGCTGTTGCTAATTGCCATTTTGTACACTACAGCTCCCGCGGTATCGGTTTTTGCGCGCACAAACCTCATCGAGACCGTTAGTGAAAAAGCGTATGCAAACCTTCCGCAATGGTTTAAAAACTGGGAAAATACAGGTCTTATCGCCTGGAGTGATAAAAATGGAGATGGAAAAATACAATACGTAAATGGGGAAGCTGTTTCCGGTAAACCCGAATTTACCGAAAAACGTGGCAAATCTGGCGAACGCTTAGTAAGTAATGCAACTACCGAAACAAACGAGTTGTATGTAGATCGCGACATTATGGTTCTTGCCAATCCCGAAATTGCACAACTACCGGCCTGGGTAATCGCTTTAGTGGCTGCAGGAAGCCTTGCTGCTGCACTATCTACCGCTGCGGGCTTACTGCTGGTAATCTCTACTTCAGTTTCTCACGATTTGATAAAGAAACAATTAAGACCTAACATTTCTGATAAAGGTGAATTATTAGCAGCACGCATAAGCATATTTTTTGCGATTCTGGTTGCGGGGATTTTTGGTATTTACCCGCCGGGATTTGTTGCGGCAGTTGTCGCATTGGCTTTTGGGCTTGCAGCTGCTTCATTTTTCCCTGCAATTATTTTAGGGATTTTTGATAAACGTATGAATAAAGAAGGAGCTGTTTCCGGAATGGTAGTAGGTATTATCTTGATGTTGTTTTATATGATACGCTACAAAACCGGACTTATAGGCGTTTTAGAACCCTTACCAGAAGCAGACTGGTGGTTTGGCACATCGCCTGAAGGTTTCGGCACGATAGCGATGTTTGTAAATGTGGTGATCGCCGTGGTGGTCTCACGAATAACTCCTGCCCCGCCTGAAGATGTACAGGAAATCGTTGAGACCATTAGAATTCCCAGCGGTGCTGGGGAAGCACAGGAGCATTAA
- a CDS encoding YfiT family bacillithiol transferase codes for MNDLETLQYPIGKFQRPQFISDTQLQTSIKQIANFPSEVEQLISSCSPFDLTKTYRPGGWSINQLVHHCADSHMNAFIRFKLALTEDCPTIKPYFENLWAELPDTHKVDPSISLQIIKGVHYRWEVLLNSLTLNDFAKEYIHPELGERFTLAAVLSMYEWHCKHHLAHIKLAINS; via the coding sequence ATGAATGATTTAGAAACACTTCAATATCCTATAGGTAAATTTCAAAGACCGCAGTTTATTAGTGATACACAACTGCAAACAAGCATAAAACAGATCGCTAATTTTCCTTCGGAAGTGGAACAGTTAATTAGTAGTTGTTCACCGTTTGATTTAACTAAAACCTATCGCCCGGGAGGTTGGAGTATTAATCAACTCGTACATCACTGTGCAGACAGTCACATGAACGCTTTTATAAGATTTAAACTGGCGCTTACTGAAGATTGCCCTACAATTAAACCGTATTTTGAAAATCTCTGGGCAGAACTACCAGACACCCATAAAGTTGACCCGTCTATCTCTTTACAAATTATAAAAGGTGTGCATTACCGCTGGGAAGTACTGCTCAACTCATTAACACTTAATGATTTTGCAAAAGAATATATACACCCCGAACTTGGCGAACGCTTTACGCTAGCTGCCGTACTTAGTATGTACGAATGGCATTGCAAACACCATCTAGCTCATATTAAACTGGCAATCAACTCCTAA
- a CDS encoding single-stranded DNA-binding protein: MSTLRNKVQLIGNLGNDPEIVNLESGKKLAKFSIATNENYKNNKGERVTDTQWHNVVAWGKTAELVENYVTKGKEIAIEGKLTSRSYETKQGEKRYITEIVCDELLLLSK, encoded by the coding sequence ATGAGCACATTAAGAAACAAAGTACAGTTGATCGGAAATTTAGGTAATGATCCTGAGATTGTAAATTTAGAATCGGGTAAGAAACTGGCAAAATTCAGTATCGCAACTAATGAAAACTACAAGAATAACAAGGGTGAGCGTGTTACAGATACGCAATGGCATAATGTAGTGGCCTGGGGAAAAACAGCCGAGCTGGTTGAAAACTATGTTACTAAAGGAAAAGAAATCGCTATTGAAGGGAAGCTTACTTCCAGATCGTACGAGACTAAACAAGGTGAAAAACGCTACATCACAGAGATTGTATGTGATGAATTGTTACTCTTAAGTAAATAA
- a CDS encoding VOC family protein gives MPTFIFNHIALSVKDVDASIVFYQKVFQLEEIENTASTSATRWLSLGEGKQLHLIPRPDAEIKTNKAVHFALSTADVGLFMGHLDNLAITYSDWRDTPTKDYIRNDGIRQVYFQDIDGYWIEVNEAV, from the coding sequence ATGCCCACTTTTATATTTAATCATATTGCGCTTTCAGTCAAAGATGTTGATGCATCCATAGTCTTCTATCAAAAGGTATTTCAGCTTGAAGAAATAGAAAATACCGCTTCAACTTCTGCTACCCGTTGGCTATCGCTGGGCGAAGGCAAACAACTGCATCTAATCCCGAGACCAGATGCTGAAATAAAAACCAATAAAGCTGTTCATTTTGCACTATCAACCGCAGATGTAGGTTTATTTATGGGACACTTAGATAACTTAGCGATTACCTATTCAGACTGGCGGGATACGCCTACTAAAGATTATATACGCAATGACGGAATACGGCAGGTATATTTTCAGGATATAGATGGATATTGGATAGAAGTGAATGAGGCTGTATAA
- a CDS encoding CD225/dispanin family protein, whose translation MNTFNDQQPPKTWLVESILVTILCCLPFGIAGIVNAAKVESQFNAGNYEGARKASANAKKWTIVSFAVGLGGAIIYGIIMVLGFAGSQF comes from the coding sequence ATGAACACATTTAATGATCAGCAACCCCCTAAAACCTGGCTCGTAGAATCTATACTTGTAACCATATTATGCTGTTTGCCTTTTGGTATTGCAGGGATTGTAAATGCTGCAAAAGTTGAATCACAATTTAATGCTGGCAATTATGAAGGTGCCAGAAAGGCTTCTGCAAATGCTAAAAAATGGACCATCGTTAGCTTTGCAGTTGGTTTAGGTGGAGCAATTATTTATGGAATTATAATGGTATTAGGTTTTGCCGGAAGTCAATTCTAA
- a CDS encoding histone deacetylase: protein MLKIAYHPIYKHPLPEGHRFPMEKYDLLPRQLLHEGTCTEANFYEPGFPEEHYIRAVHTDSYVTNLKALNLDRKAARKIGFPLSQELVDREQIIAQGTILGCHYALENGISFNIAGGTHHAYSDHGEAFCLFNDQAIGARYLQRNELAQKILIVDLDVHQGNGTAEIFQEDDSVFTFSMHGAGNYPFKKEVSDLDIAIPDKSGDDYYLAKLKETLPKLIKQVNPDFIFYLSGVDILETDKLGRLSCTVEGCKERDRFALSCFRESEIPVQVSMGGGYSPQIKTIIEAHANTYRLAQQIYF from the coding sequence ATGCTTAAAATCGCCTATCATCCTATTTATAAGCATCCTTTACCCGAAGGACACCGCTTCCCGATGGAAAAATATGATTTGCTGCCCAGGCAATTGTTGCATGAAGGCACGTGTACCGAAGCTAATTTTTATGAGCCGGGTTTCCCTGAAGAACACTACATACGTGCCGTACATACCGATAGCTATGTTACAAACCTTAAGGCTTTAAACCTAGACCGAAAAGCTGCACGTAAAATAGGTTTTCCGCTGTCGCAGGAGTTAGTAGACCGCGAACAAATAATCGCTCAGGGTACTATTTTAGGTTGTCATTATGCGTTGGAAAATGGCATCAGTTTTAACATCGCAGGTGGTACTCATCACGCTTACAGCGATCACGGCGAAGCCTTTTGTTTGTTTAATGATCAGGCTATTGGGGCGCGCTATCTTCAGAGAAATGAGTTGGCTCAAAAAATTCTTATTGTAGATCTGGATGTACATCAAGGCAATGGTACAGCAGAAATTTTTCAGGAAGATGACTCGGTGTTTACATTTAGCATGCACGGCGCAGGCAATTATCCGTTTAAAAAAGAAGTTTCTGATCTTGACATTGCTATACCTGATAAAAGTGGTGATGACTATTATTTAGCAAAGCTGAAAGAAACTTTACCCAAACTCATTAAGCAGGTAAACCCAGATTTTATTTTTTACCTCAGCGGTGTTGACATCCTGGAAACCGATAAATTGGGCAGACTTTCCTGCACCGTAGAAGGCTGCAAAGAGCGTGATCGTTTTGCATTGTCTTGTTTCCGCGAAAGCGAAATTCCTGTACAGGTAAGTATGGGCGGTGGGTATTCTCCTCAAATAAAAACCATCATTGAGGCACACGCAAATACGTACAGACTGGCACAACAGATTTATTTTTAA
- a CDS encoding DUF4212 domain-containing protein, which yields MAIPEKARKYWRENIKYLTLLLIIWFAVSFGCGILFKDFLNRYSLGGFKLGFWFAQQGSIYVFVILIFVYVWLMNKLDKKYGYNE from the coding sequence ATGGCTATTCCCGAAAAGGCACGTAAATACTGGCGTGAGAACATAAAATATCTCACCCTATTACTCATAATCTGGTTTGCAGTTTCGTTTGGCTGTGGTATTCTTTTCAAAGATTTTCTCAATCGATATAGTCTGGGCGGTTTTAAACTGGGTTTCTGGTTTGCGCAACAAGGAAGCATTTATGTCTTTGTCATCCTCATCTTCGTATATGTGTGGCTAATGAATAAGCTTGATAAAAAATACGGCTACAACGAATAG
- a CDS encoding Tex family protein encodes MSAILSYLLSQTNLPESSIKNTLQLLDEDATIPFISRYRKERTGNLDEVQIGEIVTYKEQFEALEKRKAAILKALKEQEVLTPELKKQISNTSDLIALEDLYLPYKKTRKTKADTARENGLEPLAKIIMAQNTRDLEAAAVTFQNDTISSTDDALEGARHIIAEWVNERADIRNYLRNQLERHAQITTKVVKSKKDEEKAQKYKDYFEWDESLARIPSHRFLALMRAAEEGFIRLKVEIDDDKALQNIENRIIKSNNASAEQIQLAIADSYKRLLFPALSNESLGAAKENADNEAISVFAKNLRQLLLGSPLGEKRILALDPGFRTGCKVVCLDENGGLQHNETIYPHPPKNDTKGAMRKISFLVDAHKIEAIAIGNGTASRETEQFIKRMQFNRNIDVFVVSEAGASIYSASKIARDEFPNYDVTVRGAVSIGRRLADPLAELVKIDAKSIGVGQYQHDVDQTKLKNELDRVVESCVNTVGVNINTASVPLLSYVSGIGPKLAENIVAYRDEKGAFASRKEILNIPRLGAKAFEQAGGFLRIKDGENPLDDSAVHPERYDLVEKMAKKLKVSVANLVGNKSILKEISLEDYVTNEVGLPTLKDILDELEKPGLDPREPAKAFTFNQNIRKIEDLEVGQLLPGIVNNVTNFGAFVDIGIKESGLIHISNLADGFVSDVNAHVTLQEHVVVKVLEVDIPRKRIQLKLHKLNA; translated from the coding sequence ATGTCCGCAATCCTCTCCTACCTCCTATCTCAAACTAATCTTCCGGAAAGTAGCATTAAAAATACCTTGCAGTTACTTGATGAAGATGCGACTATTCCTTTTATATCGAGGTATCGGAAAGAACGTACCGGAAATCTTGACGAGGTACAAATAGGTGAAATTGTAACCTATAAAGAGCAGTTTGAAGCGTTGGAAAAGCGAAAAGCAGCCATACTAAAAGCGCTTAAGGAGCAGGAGGTTTTAACCCCAGAACTTAAAAAGCAAATTAGTAACACCAGTGATTTAATTGCACTTGAGGATCTTTATTTACCTTATAAAAAAACTCGAAAAACAAAAGCAGACACTGCCCGTGAAAATGGTCTGGAGCCACTTGCCAAAATCATAATGGCGCAAAATACCCGTGATCTGGAAGCTGCTGCTGTGACGTTTCAAAACGATACGATTAGCTCTACAGATGATGCGCTGGAAGGTGCCCGTCACATTATTGCAGAATGGGTAAATGAGCGTGCAGACATTCGTAATTATTTACGTAATCAATTAGAGCGCCACGCGCAGATTACCACTAAAGTTGTCAAGTCTAAAAAAGACGAAGAAAAAGCACAGAAATACAAAGATTATTTTGAGTGGGATGAGTCATTAGCGCGTATTCCTTCCCATCGGTTTTTAGCATTAATGCGTGCTGCTGAAGAAGGTTTTATTCGGTTAAAAGTTGAGATTGATGACGATAAAGCCTTGCAAAACATAGAGAATCGCATTATAAAATCTAACAACGCCAGTGCAGAACAAATTCAATTGGCAATTGCAGATTCTTACAAGCGTTTGCTATTTCCCGCATTAAGTAATGAATCATTAGGCGCTGCAAAAGAGAATGCAGACAACGAAGCGATTTCAGTTTTTGCAAAAAATTTACGCCAGCTGCTATTAGGTTCGCCACTGGGCGAAAAACGTATTCTCGCACTCGATCCCGGTTTTAGAACGGGTTGTAAAGTGGTTTGCCTTGATGAAAATGGCGGATTGCAACACAACGAAACCATTTATCCGCATCCACCTAAAAACGACACAAAAGGCGCAATGCGTAAAATAAGTTTTCTGGTCGACGCACATAAAATAGAAGCTATTGCTATTGGTAACGGTACCGCTAGTCGGGAAACCGAACAGTTTATCAAACGCATGCAATTCAATAGAAATATAGATGTTTTTGTAGTGAGTGAGGCCGGTGCCTCGATTTATTCGGCTTCTAAGATTGCCCGTGACGAGTTCCCTAATTATGACGTGACAGTGCGCGGCGCGGTTTCTATAGGGCGTCGCCTGGCAGACCCGCTTGCTGAATTGGTAAAAATTGATGCAAAATCTATTGGCGTAGGACAATACCAGCACGATGTAGATCAAACGAAATTGAAAAACGAACTCGACCGTGTTGTAGAAAGTTGCGTAAATACCGTGGGAGTTAACATTAATACAGCTAGTGTTCCGTTGTTAAGTTATGTTTCCGGAATTGGCCCTAAACTGGCAGAAAATATTGTTGCCTATCGTGACGAAAAAGGTGCTTTCGCTTCGCGGAAAGAAATTTTGAATATTCCGCGACTGGGTGCAAAAGCCTTTGAACAAGCCGGTGGGTTTTTACGCATAAAAGATGGTGAAAATCCGCTAGACGACTCTGCTGTGCATCCCGAGCGTTACGATTTGGTCGAAAAAATGGCTAAAAAACTAAAAGTTTCCGTAGCAAATCTGGTAGGAAACAAAAGCATTTTAAAAGAAATAAGCCTTGAAGATTACGTTACCAACGAGGTAGGCTTACCTACACTTAAAGACATTTTAGACGAATTAGAAAAACCCGGACTCGACCCCCGGGAGCCGGCAAAAGCTTTTACCTTTAATCAAAACATACGTAAAATTGAAGATCTGGAAGTTGGCCAACTGCTTCCGGGGATTGTGAATAACGTGACTAATTTTGGTGCTTTTGTAGATATTGGGATTAAAGAAAGTGGTTTGATTCACATCTCAAATCTCGCCGATGGCTTTGTAAGTGATGTAAATGCACACGTAACCTTACAGGAACATGTGGTGGTAAAAGTGCTCGAGGTAGATATTCCGCGAAAGCGTATTCAACTTAAATTGCATAAGCTGAATGCTTAA